One segment of Ipomoea triloba cultivar NCNSP0323 chromosome 12, ASM357664v1 DNA contains the following:
- the LOC115998056 gene encoding beta-1,3-galactosyltransferase 7-like isoform X2, which translates to MKSRSAPRGAKVSPKWIIVFTALGFAFGMLFSNRFLGPLESDDRIIFGRRYKQQQVTVSDDDCETKTAENNESGVRQINKAHEAIESLDNSVAKIRIELPLIKSSDSVDKSETRSEETEKRNKVFMVIGINTAFSSRKRRDSVRETWMPQGEKLRKLEEEKGIVVRFMIGHSATSNSILDRAIDMEDAQHNDILRLNHIEGYHELSAKTKSFFSTAVAKWDAEFYVKVDDDVHVNLGTLAATLARHRLKPRVYIGCMKSGPVLYKKDVKYHEPEFWKFGETGNNYFRHATGQIYAISKDLAKYVSTNKDVLHKFANEDVSLGAWLIGLEVEHIDDRNMCCGTPHDCEWKLQAGNACVASFDWSCSGICKSVQRMKGVHERCGEGAATLWSALL; encoded by the exons ATGAAAAGCAGAAGCGCCCCCCGAGGCGCCAAAGTGTCACCCAAATGGATCATCGTTTTCACAGCTCTCGGCTTCGCCTTCGGCATGCTTTTCTCTAACAG ATTTTTGGGTCCTCTTGAATCGGACGACCGGATCATTTTCGGACGGCGATATAAACAACAACAGGTGACTGTCTCCGATGACGACTGCGAAACCAAGACTGCCGAG AATAATGAGAGTGGGGTTCGACAAATCAACAAAGCTCATGAAGCTATTGA ATCATTAGACAATTCAGTTGCTAAAATTCGCATAGAGCTGCCTTTGATCAAGAGTTCTGACAGTGTGGACAAATCTGAAACCCGTTCTGAGGAAACCGAGAAGAGGAACAAAGTGTTTATGGTTATTGGAATAAACACTGCCTTCAGTAGCAGAAAAAGGCGTGATTCCGTGAGGGAAACATGGATGCCTCAAG GTGAAAAATTGCGTAAATTAGAAGAAGAGAAGGGGATTGTTGTCCGCTTCATGATAGGACACAG TGCGACATCCAATAGCATTTTAGATAGAGCAATTGACATGGAAGATGCTCAACACAACGACATTCTCAGACTT AACCACATAGAAGGGTATCATGAGTTGTCTGCAAAGACAAAATCTTTCTTCTCCACTGCTGTTGCGAAATGGGATGCTGAGTTTTATGTCAAGGTTGACGATGATGTTCATGTCAACTTGG GTACGCTAGCTGCAACTCTTGCCAGGCATCGATTGAAGCCCAGGGTATATATTGGATGTATGAAATCTGGACCAGTTCTTTACAAAAA GGATGTTAAGTACCACGAACCTGAGTTTTGGAAATTTGGAGAGACTGGAAATAATTACTTCCGGCATGCAACTGGGCAGATATACGCTATTTCAAAGGATCTGGCAAAATACGTCTCTACCAACAA GGATGTTTTACATAAGTTTGCAAACGAAGATGTATCACTGGGTGCATGGCTAATTGGTCTAGAAGTCGAACACATTGATGATCGCAACATGTGCTGTGGAACTCCACACG ACTGCGAATGGAAGTTACAGGCGGGGAATGCTTGCGTGGCATCATTCGATTGGAGCTGCAGTGGAATCTGCAAATCAGTACAGAGAATGAAGGGTGTTCATGAGAGGTGTGGTGAAGGTGCTGCTACGCTCTGGAGTGCTCTCTTGTGA
- the LOC115998056 gene encoding beta-1,3-galactosyltransferase 7-like isoform X1 produces the protein MKSRSAPRGAKVSPKWIIVFTALGFAFGMLFSNRFLGPLESDDRIIFGRRYKQQQVTVSDDDCETKTAENNESGVRQINKAHEAIDRSLDNSVAKIRIELPLIKSSDSVDKSETRSEETEKRNKVFMVIGINTAFSSRKRRDSVRETWMPQGEKLRKLEEEKGIVVRFMIGHSATSNSILDRAIDMEDAQHNDILRLNHIEGYHELSAKTKSFFSTAVAKWDAEFYVKVDDDVHVNLGTLAATLARHRLKPRVYIGCMKSGPVLYKKDVKYHEPEFWKFGETGNNYFRHATGQIYAISKDLAKYVSTNKDVLHKFANEDVSLGAWLIGLEVEHIDDRNMCCGTPHDCEWKLQAGNACVASFDWSCSGICKSVQRMKGVHERCGEGAATLWSALL, from the exons ATGAAAAGCAGAAGCGCCCCCCGAGGCGCCAAAGTGTCACCCAAATGGATCATCGTTTTCACAGCTCTCGGCTTCGCCTTCGGCATGCTTTTCTCTAACAG ATTTTTGGGTCCTCTTGAATCGGACGACCGGATCATTTTCGGACGGCGATATAAACAACAACAGGTGACTGTCTCCGATGACGACTGCGAAACCAAGACTGCCGAG AATAATGAGAGTGGGGTTCGACAAATCAACAAAGCTCATGAAGCTATTGA TAGATCATTAGACAATTCAGTTGCTAAAATTCGCATAGAGCTGCCTTTGATCAAGAGTTCTGACAGTGTGGACAAATCTGAAACCCGTTCTGAGGAAACCGAGAAGAGGAACAAAGTGTTTATGGTTATTGGAATAAACACTGCCTTCAGTAGCAGAAAAAGGCGTGATTCCGTGAGGGAAACATGGATGCCTCAAG GTGAAAAATTGCGTAAATTAGAAGAAGAGAAGGGGATTGTTGTCCGCTTCATGATAGGACACAG TGCGACATCCAATAGCATTTTAGATAGAGCAATTGACATGGAAGATGCTCAACACAACGACATTCTCAGACTT AACCACATAGAAGGGTATCATGAGTTGTCTGCAAAGACAAAATCTTTCTTCTCCACTGCTGTTGCGAAATGGGATGCTGAGTTTTATGTCAAGGTTGACGATGATGTTCATGTCAACTTGG GTACGCTAGCTGCAACTCTTGCCAGGCATCGATTGAAGCCCAGGGTATATATTGGATGTATGAAATCTGGACCAGTTCTTTACAAAAA GGATGTTAAGTACCACGAACCTGAGTTTTGGAAATTTGGAGAGACTGGAAATAATTACTTCCGGCATGCAACTGGGCAGATATACGCTATTTCAAAGGATCTGGCAAAATACGTCTCTACCAACAA GGATGTTTTACATAAGTTTGCAAACGAAGATGTATCACTGGGTGCATGGCTAATTGGTCTAGAAGTCGAACACATTGATGATCGCAACATGTGCTGTGGAACTCCACACG ACTGCGAATGGAAGTTACAGGCGGGGAATGCTTGCGTGGCATCATTCGATTGGAGCTGCAGTGGAATCTGCAAATCAGTACAGAGAATGAAGGGTGTTCATGAGAGGTGTGGTGAAGGTGCTGCTACGCTCTGGAGTGCTCTCTTGTGA
- the LOC115999892 gene encoding phosphatidylinositol 4-phosphate 5-kinase 1-like — translation MINMRENELTFCAPPTSAVAKKTKSDDLQTQEEDGDVIIVPPCTAVNHHPRSQAGLRRVIPATDDDSAVATTMVERVLPNGDLYTGTFLGNLPHGNGKYLWADGCMYEGEWRRGTASGNGKFSWPSGATYEGDFRGGRMDGHGTFIGADGDTYRGWWVADRKHGFGEKRYANGDLYVGSWKWNLQDGEGRYVWSNGNEYLGEWKNGVMSGKGVLIWANGKRYEGDWENGMPKGNGVFSWPDGRICCTSGDNSSSHHEFSSTNGVQNRRRSSVSGVNNVGERNVNVNMNMPRICIWESDGDAGDITCDIVDNVEASSMYLQRNEDEGSSESSEGDCSLELRKSPCRSEGVEMKKPGQPISKGHKNYDLVISLQLGIRYSVEKHDAIGCELRNADFDPNVKFWTRFPPEGSKCTPLHQAPDFKWKDYCPMVFKRLRDLFGINPADYMAALCSNNALRELSSPGKSGSVFYLTQDDRFIIKTVKKSEVKVLIRMLSSYYRHVCQYKNSLVTRFLGVHCVKPVGGQKTRFIIMGNMFYSKYGIHRRFDLKGSSYGRSTDKPEGQVDETTTLKDLDLNFVFHLQKSRFEELIRQINKDCQFLEAENIMDYSLLIGVHFCNNYSSNGSNGLPSDDYFGKRGAQEYCLCDSTEMEQIADVEKQPQAGLGINLPARAVHTSRMEHDFYTGSGANKACAQGSRETSNVILYLGIIDILQDYDISKKLEHAYKSFQVDSTSISAVDPKLYSKRFRDFISRIFSEDEGEL, via the exons ATGATCAATATGCGCGAAAATGAGCTTACTTTTTGTGCTCCTCCTACTTCTGCTGTAGCTAAGAAGACTAAATCTGATGATCTGCAGACTCAAGAAGAAGATGGGGATGTGATAATCGTGCCGCCGTGTACGGCGGTCAACCATCATCCCCGATCTCAGGCTGGGTTGAGGCGGGTTATCCCCGCCACCGACGATGACTCCGCCGTCGCGACTACTATGGTGGAGCGCGTGCTGCCCAATGGAGATCTGTACACGGGCACATTCTTGGGGAACCTGCCGCATGGCAACGGGAAGTATCTCTGGGCGGATGGGTGTATGTACGAAGGCGAGTGGAGGAGAGGCACGGCGAGCGGGAATGGGAAGTTCTCGTGGCCGTCGGGAGCGACCTATGAAGGCGACTTCAGAGGTGGGAGAATGGACGGCCACGGCACTTTCATCGGCGCCGACGGCGACACCTACCGCGGCTGGTGGGTGGCGGATCGAAAGCACGGGTTTGGTGAGAAGCGGTACGCGAATGGGGACTTGTACGTGGGTTCGTGGAAGTGGAATTTGCAGGACGGAGAGGGGAGGTATGTGTGGAGCAATGGGAATGAGTATCTGGGAGAGTGGAAGAATGGAGTCATGTCTGGTAAAGGAGTTCTTATTTGGGCAAACGGGAAGAGATACGAAGGGGATTGGGAAAATGGAATGCCGAAAGGGAACGGAGTTTTCAGTTGGCCGGATGGGAGGATCTGTTGTACCAGCGGGGATAACAGTTCCTCCCATCATGAATTCAGCAGCACTAATGGCGTCCAGAATCGACGGAGATCGTCGGTGAGCGGAGTGAATAATGTCGGCGAGAGGAATGTGAATGTGAATATGAATATGCCGAGGATTTGCATATGGGAATCCGACGGTGATGCCGGGGATATTACTTGTGATATTGTGGACAATGTGGAGGCCTCATCCATGTATCTTCAGAGGAATGAGGATGAAGGGAGTAGTGAAAGTTCAGAAGGAGATTGCAGCCTGGAATTAAGGAAGAGTCCCTGTCGATCTGAGGGTGTAGAAATGAAGAAACCAGGGCAACCCATATCAAAGGGGCATAAGAATTATGATTTGGTGATCAGCCTTCAGCTCGGTATAAG GTATTCAGTAGAAAAGCATGATGCAATTGGATGTGAACTGAGGAATGCAGATTTTGATCCAAACGTGAAGTTCTGGACAAGGTTTCCACCCGAGGGATCCAAATGCACTCCACTACATCAGGCCCCGGACTTCAAATGGAAGGATTATTGCCCCATGGTTTTCAA ACGACTTAGGGATCTGTTTGGAATCAATCCAGCTGACTACATGGCAGCTCTCTGTTCAAACAACGCACTTAGAGAACTGTCTTCCCCTGGGAAGAGTGGAAGCGTTTTCTATCTAACTCAGGATGATCGGTTCATCATTAAAACTGTGAAGAAATCTGAAGTTAAG GTGCTCATTAGAATGCTCTCCAGTTATTATCGACATGTTTGCCAGTACAAAAATTCCTTGGTTACAAGGTTCTTAGGCGTTCATTGTGTTAAGCCAGTAGGAGGACAAAAG ACCCGTTTCATTATAATGGGCAATATGTTCTACTCAAAGTATGGTATCCATAGGCGCTTTGATCTAAAGGGGTCTTCTTATGGCCGCTCAACTGATAAGCCTGAAGGGCAGGTTGATGAGACAACCACATTGAAAGACCTTGATCTGAATTTCGTCTTTCACCTACAAAAGTCTCGGTTTGAAGAGCTTATCAG ACAAATCAACAAAGATTGTCAATTCTTGGAAGCTGAGAATATCATGGATTATAGCCTCTTGATCGGTGTCCATTTTTGCAATAACTACAGCAGTAATGGTTCAAATGGATTGCCATCTGATGATTATTTTG GAAAGAGAGGTGCTCAAGAATATTGTTTATGTGACTCAACAGAGATGGAGCAGATAGCGGATGTaga GAAGCAGCCACAAGCTGGTTTGGGTATAAATCTTCCAGCGAGGGCAGTGCATACATCACGAATGGAACATGATTTTTATACAGGGAGCGGAGCCAACAAAGCATGTGCACAGGGTAGTAGGGAGACATCGAATGTAATCCTTTACTTGGGCATCATCGACATTCTTCAAGACTACGATATAAGCAAGAAACTAGAACACGCATACAAGTCGTTCCAAGTAGATTCCACATCCATATCCGCTGTTGACCCAAAGCTCTACTCTAAAAGATTTCGGGATTTTATCAGTAGAATCTTTTCAGAGGATGAGGGTGAGTTAtaa